In Aspergillus flavus chromosome 3, complete sequence, one genomic interval encodes:
- a CDS encoding dehydrogenase kinase has protein sequence MWKPSERLMETIRHYASFPATGVSLRQMVQFGDRPSTGTLFRASQFLSEELPIRLAHRVQDLGELPDGLSEMPSIKKVQDWYAQSFEEIITLPRPTLTQEVKSRLLRPGRINGGASKILSETTQNPSIKEGQYRSSPTSALNHNGNGKAAAAAARRYFVPSDDQGNWPPELNDYNERFAKTLQHIKRRHDSVVTTVAQGILEWKRKRQRLQIDSTVQSFLDRFYMSRIGIRMLIGQHIALTEQTHVRHPNYVGIICTKTNVREVALEAIDNARFVCEDYYGLFEAPKVQLVCKDDLNFMYVPGHLSHMLFETLKNSLRAVVETHGADKEAFPVTKVIIAEGKEDITIKVSDEGGGIPRSSIPLVWTYMYTTVEQTPNLDPDFDKSDFKAPMAGFGYGLPISRLYARYFGGDLKLISMEGYGTDVYLHLNRLSSSSEPLQ, from the exons ATGTGGAAGCCGTCGGAGAGGCTGATGGAGACCATCAGACATTATGCCAGCTTCCCCGCCACTGGTGTCTCCCTTCGGCAGATGGTCCAATTTGGAGACAGGCCTTCGACCG GGACTCTTTTTCGCGCCTCTCAATTCCTCTCCGAGGAACTCCCAATTCGACTCGCTCACCGTGTCCAGGACCTGGGGGAACTCCCTGATGGACTCAGCGAAATGCCCTCTATCAAGAAGGTCCAGGACTGGTATGCGCAATCGTTCGAG GAAATCATCACCCTGCCTCGACCGACTCTTACCCAGGAAGTGAAATCCCGGCTGTTACGGCCAGGAAGAATCAACGGTGGTGCTTCGAAGATCCTCTCGGAAACCACTCAGAACCCTAGTATCAAGGAAGGGCAATACCGGTCCTCTCCCACCTCGGCATTGAATCATAATGGAAACGGAAAGGCTGCTGCCGCCGCGGCTCGAAGATATTTTGTACCTTCCGATGACCAGGGCAATTGGCCTCCGGAGTTGAATGATTATAACGAACGCTTCGCGAAGACTCTCCAGCATATTAAACGACGACACGACAGCGTTGTAACCACTGTGGCTCAGGGTATTCTGGAATGGAAGCGCAAACGCCAAAGATTACAGATTGACTCGACCGTTCAGTCCTTCCTCGATCGATTTTATATGTCTCGGATAGGTATACGTATGCTAATCGGCCAACATATCGCTTTGACAGAACAAACGCACGTCCGCCATCCAAATTACGTTGGTATTATCTGTACGAAGACAAATGTTCGTGAAGTCGCCCTCGAAGCTATTGATAATGCCCGATTCGTGTGTGAAGATTACTATGGTCTGTTCGAAGCTCCGAAGGTCCAGCTTGTCTGCAAAGATGACCTGAACTTCATGTACGTCCCGGGCCACTTGTCTCATATGCTCTTTGAAACCCTCAAGAACTCCCTTCGTGCAGTGGTAGAGACCCATGGTGCAGACAAGGAAGCTTTCCCAGTCACCAAAGTCATCATTGccgaaggaaaagaagacatCACTATCAAGGTGTCCGACGAGGGTGGTGGAATTCCCCGTTCTTCTATCCCCTTGGTTTGGACGTACATGTACACTACGGTCGAGCAAACACCCAATTTGGATCCCGATTTTGACAAAAGCGACTTCAAAGCCCCTATGGCCGGCTTCGGGTATGGATTACCTATCAGTCGTTTGTATGCTCGGTACTTCGGTGGGGACTTGAAATTAATCAGCATGGAAGG ATATGGTACGGATGTTTATCTTCATTTGAACCGACTTTCCTCGAGCTCGGAGCCCCTGCAATGA